The Linepithema humile isolate Giens D197 chromosome 2, Lhum_UNIL_v1.0, whole genome shotgun sequence genome has a segment encoding these proteins:
- the aurB gene encoding aurora kinase B, with amino-acid sequence MMTNGQDFKMPSTLSEYTEAIQETMNEMVDHINNRGKNHQWSLDDFEIGAPLGRGKFGRVYLAREKTTHYMVALKTLYKVELVKGRVEKQVMREIEIQTHLKHPHILQLLTYFHDKKRIYLVLEFAAKGELYKELKRQPNERFSEHLSAKYTYQVADALEYCHKNDVIHRDIKPENLLLTYDGDIKLADFGWSVHAPSSKRNTLCGTLDYLPPEMVLGQTYDIYVDHWCLGILCYEFLTGQPPFLSNSTQETYTKIKSLNIQWPEHIKPGAKDLISKLIKKKSTERISMMEVKKHPWILEHKDSPKKPKA; translated from the exons ATGATGACCAATGGGCAGGATTTCAAAATGCCATCAACTTTGTCTGAGTACACAGAAGCTATTCAAGAAACAATGAATGAAATGGTGGACCATATTAATAACAGAGGCAAAAA tCATCAATGGAGCTTAGATGACTTCGAAATCGGAGCGCCTCTAGGAAGAGGAAAATTTGGCCGTGTATATTTAGCTAGGGAGAAAACTACCCACTATATGGTTGCCTTAAAGACATTATATAAAGTTGAATTAGTGAAAGGACGTGTGGAGAAGCAAGTAATGCGAGAAATTGAAATACAAACACATTTGAA gcaTCCACATATTCTTCAATTATTGACATACTTTCACGATAAGAAGAgaatttatttagtattagAGTTTGCTGCAAAAGGTGAAttgtacaaagaattaaaacgTCAGCCAAATGAGAGATTTAGCGAACActt ATCTGCTAAATATACTTACCAAGTAGCCGACGCTTTGGAATATTGTCACAAGAATGATGTCATCCACAGAGACATAAAACCTGAGAATTTATTACTTACATATGATGGAGATATAAAGCTTGCAGATTTTGGCTGGTCTGTGCACGCGCCATCTTCTAA acgGAACACACTTTGTGGAACTTTAGATTATCTACCACCAGAAATGGTGCTGGGACAAACTTATGACATTTATGTCGATCATTGGTGCTTAGGGATACTCTGTTACGAGTTTCTCACGGGTCAACCACCGTTTCTGAGTAACTCCACGCAAGAAACATacacgaaaataaaatctttaaatatacaatgGCCCGAACACATTAAGCCTGGAGCCAAAGATCTTATATCCAAG ttaataaaaaaaaagagcacgGAACGGATCTCCATGATGGAAGTTAAAAAACATCCCTGGATTTTGGAGCACAAAGATTCGCCTAAAAAACCAAAAGCTTAA
- the alphaSnap gene encoding alpha-soluble NSF attachment protein, whose protein sequence is MADNEQKALQLVAEAERKLSSSKGFFGALFGSSSKVEEAVECYQRAANMFKMAKKWSSAGKAFYDAADLHAKAGSRHDAANNYVDAANCFKKSDTNEAISCLLKAIEIYTDMGRFTMAAKHHQSIAEIYESEAVDLERAVHHYEQAADYFRGEESNSSANKCLLKVAQYAAQLENYDKAIQIYEQVASASLESSLLKYSAKEYFFRAALCHLCVDSLNAQHAIERYQEQYPAFQDSREFKLIKTLIEHLEDQNLEGYTEAVKEYDSISRLDQWYTTVLLRIKKQINDNPDLR, encoded by the exons ATGGCCGATAACGAGCAGAAAGCGTTGCAACTGGTGGCTGAGGCCGAGAGAAAACTGTCGTCGTCGAAGGGCTTTTTCGGCGCACTGTTCGG AAGCTCATCGAAAGTCGAAGAGGCGGTAGAATGTTATCAACGAGCGGCGAACATGTTCAAGATGGCAAAGAAGTGGAGTTCAGCGGGCAAGGCGTTTTACGATGCGGCAGATTTACACGCAAAGGCGGGTAGTCGTCATGACGCAGCTAATAATTATGTAGATGCTGCCAATTGCTTCAAAAAATCCGATACAAATG AGGCAATCAGTTGCTTGTTAAAAGCTATCGAGATTTATACTGACATGGGTCGTTTTACAATGGCAGCAAAGCATCACCAAAGTATAGCTGAGATCTATGAAAGTGAAGCAGTCGATTTAGAACGTGCGGTGCATCATTATGAGCAAGCTGCGGATTATTTCCGTGGTGAGGAAAGTAATTCTTCGGCGAACAAGTGTCTACTGAAAGTTGCACAATATGCTGCACAACTTGAGAATTATGATAAAGCCATTCAAATCTATGAGCAG gTTGCATCCGCATCATTAGAAAGTTCTTTACTAAAATACAGTGCTAAGGAATACTTTTTTCGCGCTGCATTATGCCACTTGTGTGTGGATTCATTAAATGCCCAACACGCGATTGAGCGTTATCAGGAACAGTATCCGGCTTTCCAAGATTCTAGAGAATTTAAACTGATAAAG ACGCTGATAGAACACTTGGAGGATCAGAACCTTGAAGGTTACACAGAAGCGGTGAAGGAATATGATTCAATTTCAAGATTGGATCAATGGTATACAACAGTATTATTACgtataaaaaagcaaattaacGATAATCCGGATTTACGCTGA
- the hdm gene encoding meiosis-specific with OB domain-containing protein isoform X1, whose protein sequence is MRNMSFLYRQEIQSLQERMQNTFIIGVIISTTNVRTFDATQTKFNKGERSVWSFILRDSEKDFINVTVWGNTEFVKKLSSTFNIGSVVEVISPKIVKRQPNDRNEQFIPSTSSPFTLIVNEGIALIQKHDAPTHEQYKNLLMQPVKSVTSVKSLKAILDNIEALCDHFVDLLVVVTFIADTRNIMTRDGRALLCRSFEVTDGSTDNAVSLILWEKDWVERSAFWEPKRTVLFLIDARIAYDEYKKKMALSISRQTLIMECPNIPQAAEIRNAVQRYDPDSICSDPFAVPNPDTITTVMTVQQITEKLQKKVTVEGERLQFAAIVKVSVTEMNLDGSLQDVISIKCALCKKVVTDVQDSCMNLSCPAGNGIRTPLNTTKFNIKVNLKDDTGYLIGCRLIGDVAERVLGCTVEEFQAMTVENRGELKWLYLLEKCNVCLHILGPTSAFPRALYNILSIQPCSEETEEAIEQTTAMLEN, encoded by the exons ATGCGAAACATGTCCTTTCTGTACAGACAGGAAATACAATCGCTACAGGAGAGAATGCAAAACACTTTCATAATTGGCGTAATTATTAGTACCACGAATGTAAGAACGTTTGACGCCACTCAAACGAAAT TTAACAAGGGCGAACGCAGCGTGTGGTCATTCATTTTGCGGGATTCCGAGAAggattttattaatgtgaCTGTATGGGGTAATACGGAATTTGTGAAAAAACTATCGTCTACATTTAATATTGGATCAGTAG TGGAAGTAATAAGCCCGAAAATTGTGAAACGCCAGCCTAACGACAGAAATGAACAATTTATACCATCTACTTCTAGTCCTTTTACTTTAATCGTAAATGAGGGTATAGCTCTCATACAGAAGCACGACGCGCCCACTCATGAACAATACAAAAACTTATTGATGCAACCTGTCAAAAGCGTGACGTCCGTGAAAAGCTTGAAAGCCATTCTAGACAATATCGAGGCTTTGTGCGATCATTTTGTCGACCTTTTAGTCGTCGTTACATTT ATTGCCGATACGCGCAATATAATGACCCGGGATGGACGAGCTTTACTGTGTCGCAGTTTCGAAGTCACAGATGGATCGACGGACAATGCGGTGTCATTAATACTGTGGGAAAAAGACTGGGTCGAGAGATCCGCGTTTTGGGAACCAAAACGAACAGTATTGTTCTTGATCGACGCTCGTATCGCGTATGatgaatataagaaaaaaatggcgCTAAGTATTT CAAGACAAACGCTGATCATGGAGTGCCCAAACATACCTCAAGCTGCAGAGATTAGAAATGCAGTGCAGCGTTATGATCCTGATTCCATATGCAGTGATCCATTTGCCGTACCAAATC CGGACACAATCACGACTGTGATGACAGTACAACAAATCACGGAGAAGCTGCAGAAGAAGGTAACCGTAGAGGGTGAGAGATTGCAATTCGCGGCGATCGTGAAAGTTTCAGTGACTGAAATGAATTTGGACGGCTCACTTCAAGATGTGATATCTATAAAGTg cgctttatgtaaaaaagtCGTTACGGATGTGCAAGATTCTTGTATGAACTTGAGTTGCCCTGCGGGCAACGGAATCCGGACGCCATTGAATACTACAAAGTTTAACATAAAAGTTAATTTGAAGGACGACACTGGATATCTTATTGGGTGTCGCTTGATCGGTGACGTTGCAGAGCGAGTTTTGGGTTGTACAGTTGAAGAGTTTCAG GCAATGACAGTAGAAAACCGCGGTGAATTGAAGTGGTTATATTTGTTAGAAAAGTGTAATGTTTGCTTGCACATTCTTGGACCGACATCTGCCTTTCCACGTgctttgtacaatattttatctattcaACCTTGTTCCGAGGAAACGGAGGAAGCAATCGAACAAACTACAGCTATGCTcgagaattaa
- the hdm gene encoding meiosis-specific with OB domain-containing protein isoform X2, giving the protein MQNTFIIGVIISTTNVRTFDATQTKFNKGERSVWSFILRDSEKDFINVTVWGNTEFVKKLSSTFNIGSVVEVISPKIVKRQPNDRNEQFIPSTSSPFTLIVNEGIALIQKHDAPTHEQYKNLLMQPVKSVTSVKSLKAILDNIEALCDHFVDLLVVVTFIADTRNIMTRDGRALLCRSFEVTDGSTDNAVSLILWEKDWVERSAFWEPKRTVLFLIDARIAYDEYKKKMALSISRQTLIMECPNIPQAAEIRNAVQRYDPDSICSDPFAVPNPDTITTVMTVQQITEKLQKKVTVEGERLQFAAIVKVSVTEMNLDGSLQDVISIKCALCKKVVTDVQDSCMNLSCPAGNGIRTPLNTTKFNIKVNLKDDTGYLIGCRLIGDVAERVLGCTVEEFQAMTVENRGELKWLYLLEKCNVCLHILGPTSAFPRALYNILSIQPCSEETEEAIEQTTAMLEN; this is encoded by the exons ATGCAAAACACTTTCATAATTGGCGTAATTATTAGTACCACGAATGTAAGAACGTTTGACGCCACTCAAACGAAAT TTAACAAGGGCGAACGCAGCGTGTGGTCATTCATTTTGCGGGATTCCGAGAAggattttattaatgtgaCTGTATGGGGTAATACGGAATTTGTGAAAAAACTATCGTCTACATTTAATATTGGATCAGTAG TGGAAGTAATAAGCCCGAAAATTGTGAAACGCCAGCCTAACGACAGAAATGAACAATTTATACCATCTACTTCTAGTCCTTTTACTTTAATCGTAAATGAGGGTATAGCTCTCATACAGAAGCACGACGCGCCCACTCATGAACAATACAAAAACTTATTGATGCAACCTGTCAAAAGCGTGACGTCCGTGAAAAGCTTGAAAGCCATTCTAGACAATATCGAGGCTTTGTGCGATCATTTTGTCGACCTTTTAGTCGTCGTTACATTT ATTGCCGATACGCGCAATATAATGACCCGGGATGGACGAGCTTTACTGTGTCGCAGTTTCGAAGTCACAGATGGATCGACGGACAATGCGGTGTCATTAATACTGTGGGAAAAAGACTGGGTCGAGAGATCCGCGTTTTGGGAACCAAAACGAACAGTATTGTTCTTGATCGACGCTCGTATCGCGTATGatgaatataagaaaaaaatggcgCTAAGTATTT CAAGACAAACGCTGATCATGGAGTGCCCAAACATACCTCAAGCTGCAGAGATTAGAAATGCAGTGCAGCGTTATGATCCTGATTCCATATGCAGTGATCCATTTGCCGTACCAAATC CGGACACAATCACGACTGTGATGACAGTACAACAAATCACGGAGAAGCTGCAGAAGAAGGTAACCGTAGAGGGTGAGAGATTGCAATTCGCGGCGATCGTGAAAGTTTCAGTGACTGAAATGAATTTGGACGGCTCACTTCAAGATGTGATATCTATAAAGTg cgctttatgtaaaaaagtCGTTACGGATGTGCAAGATTCTTGTATGAACTTGAGTTGCCCTGCGGGCAACGGAATCCGGACGCCATTGAATACTACAAAGTTTAACATAAAAGTTAATTTGAAGGACGACACTGGATATCTTATTGGGTGTCGCTTGATCGGTGACGTTGCAGAGCGAGTTTTGGGTTGTACAGTTGAAGAGTTTCAG GCAATGACAGTAGAAAACCGCGGTGAATTGAAGTGGTTATATTTGTTAGAAAAGTGTAATGTTTGCTTGCACATTCTTGGACCGACATCTGCCTTTCCACGTgctttgtacaatattttatctattcaACCTTGTTCCGAGGAAACGGAGGAAGCAATCGAACAAACTACAGCTATGCTcgagaattaa
- the barr gene encoding condensin complex subunit 2 yields MESRKSMIHKRIESVVQSLPSESSPSPLRRKSIIAQNSSLNILENDDEAERIARRREMGSTSTPLSINNHSSKRHSLGLGFLANIPAPQMAESINQCIKLSTENKISIKNAFGLEMIDFMTYMIKKQDANMSNLQVASTSLDVSTKIYGFRVDSVHTEILKIVGGLDHQIADKQNSKEQENTLEEGTEANVDVQKKKRKKNKQRIISTAEALRVNIDIVKPMCMQVGEEDLQTTDMLYQAMLPNHANSGFYQHLYNDVLVDVEDNAESRSNSSTKYITPIIDDSSNSEICMSYSNFEFLGWSVEDEPEEMPDKEAELSIDDGNRFQFDLNASVAEEEEHNGTNNVEPMNYFDIEHEDGNINSDVGGCYQQAAGANRRNDNIVDVQVSAQTLASEYSFVQQSVSLHWAGPSHWKFRNFAKHFNATTTTDSKVMEACMQAPTRQRKQIVLSYDEMNHDVIKAKFILSQLNRLQAKTVKSEWSTESVTLPEDVHYDVTQMTKQYLHQSLTVANNSKKRDNAVTNTGISDNERFDYNNPNDTSEYCLDVNNDYDDGDKDDCNFEDAAALATQGFTGENLVAAPKLANKMSIAYCVKAKKIDMRQLKETMWKSLKSTNEKLVKETEGTTMSKKFSSIYKMLPNLLSKTNVEALSAPVAFLSLLHLTNENNLQISSQSDLSDVAIEDS; encoded by the coding sequence ATGGAATCCCGTAAATCTATGATACACAAGAGGATAGAGTCTGTCGTGCAAAGTTTGCCATCAGAATCTTCTCCATCGCCATTGCGGAGAAAGTCTATTATCGCTCAAAACTCCTCTTTGAATATTCTTGAAAATGATGATGAGGCGGAACGTATTGCTCGTCGACGTGAGATGGGCTCGACATCGACGCCGTTATCCATCAATAACCACTCTAGCAAAAGACACTCTCTTGGCTTGGGATTCTTAGCAAATATTCCAGCACCCCAAATGGCTGAGAGTATCAACCAATGCATAAAACTGAGTACTGAGAACAAGATCAGCATCAAGAATGCATTTGGCTTGGAAATGATTGACTTTATGACATATATGATAAAGAAACAGGATGCCAATATGTCGAATCTTCAAGTGGCAAGTACATCTTTAGATGTTAGCACAAAGATTTATGGATTTCGCGTGGACAGTGTGCATACAGAGATACTTAAAATAGTTGGAGGACTGGACCATCAAATAGCTgataaacaaaattcaaaGGAGCAAGAAAATACTTTGGAAGAAGGCACGGAAGCGAACGTAGATGTgcagaaaaagaagaggaagaaaaataagCAGAGGATCATTAGCACTGCGGAGGCTCTCAGAGTTAATATCGATATCGTGAAACCTATGTGTATGCAAGTAGGCGAAGAAGATTTGCAGACTACCGACATGCTGTACCAAGCGATGCTACCAAATCACGCGAATTCTGGTTTCTATCAGCATCTGTATAACGACGTGCTCGTGGATGTCGAGGATAACGCCGAATCACGGAGCAATTCtagtacaaaatatatcacaCCGATAATTGATGATTCTTCGAATTCGGAGAtctgcatgtcgtattcgaACTTTGAGTTTCTTGGCTGGTCCGTGGAGGACGAGCCGGAAGAGATGCCGGACAAGGAAGCCGAACTCAGCATTGATGACGGCAATCGGTTCCAGTTCGATCTGAATGCGAGTGTGgcagaagaagaagagcaCAATGGAACGAATAACGTCGAACCAATgaattatttcgatattgaGCACGAAGACGGCAACATCAACAGCGACGTTGGCGGATGTTACCAGCAGGCGGCAGGGGCAAATCGTCGAAACGACAATATCGTGGACGTGCAGGTATCGGCTCAGACGCTCGCGTCTGAGTATTCCTTTGTACAACAGAGCGTGAGCTTGCACTGGGCCGGGCCCTCTCATTGGAAATTTCGGAATTTCGCGAAGCACTTCAATGCTACCACCACTACTGACAGTAAAGTGATGGAAGCTTGCATGCAAGCTCCGACTCGACAGAGAAAGCAGATCGTACTGTCGTACGATGAGATGAATCACGATGTAATAAAAGCAAAGTTTATACTGAGCCAATTAAATAGATTACAAGCAAAGACTGTGAAATCGGAATGGAGCACCGAGAGCGTGACGCTTCCCGAAGACGTGCATTACGATGTCACGCAGATGACCAAGCAGTACCTGCATCAATCTCTGACAGTGGCGAACAACAGCAAGAAACGCGATAACGCTGTGACCAATACAGGTATATCCGACAACGAGAGATTCGATTACAACAATCCCAACGATACATCAGAATACTGTCTCGATGTGAATAACGATTATGACGATGGGGATAAGGACGATTGCAACTTCGAGGACGCCGCTGCGTTGGCTACTCAAGGCTTTACCGGTGAAAATCTGGTCGCTGCGCCAAAACTGGCCAACAAGATGTCTATTGCGTACTGCGTAAAGGCAAAGAAGATTGATATGcgacaattaaaagaaaccaTGTGGAAGTCTTTAAAGTCCACGAATGAGAAACTGGTGAAGGAGACCGAAGGGACGACGatgagcaagaaattcagcaGTATTTACAAAATGCTGCCGAATCTGCTGTCAAAGACCAATGTCGAGGCATTGAGTGCACCCGTTgcgtttttatctttattacatctcacaaatgaaaataatttgcagatttctTCACAATCGGATTTGTCCGACGTTGCCATAGAGGACAGCTGA
- the LOC105679341 gene encoding malate dehydrogenase, mitochondrial-like — MTIPSRLFLNLMQQYKCQPSFLHRGFSKPSLINDQKIQKTKEKNAKGTTKREKNQDKNMQKDGKTDIKVCIIGGGVTPLYTAILLKQYRIIKSINLVDTKDSMSEAMMDTCHAETNPCINHFRKKDIKQALKEANIVALMDETDVAAMDSMTPQAQFKSAADYVRRMTDQILRFCPDALVAVFARPVTATLAMVSEIFRCSGWWNPDRIVGSTATHGAQIERMARVLLNLEDAGLSVPLAGGADVRTIVPLFSRAIPFNQFTNAQRKILLQTFRVGDEATKSLNEGPSLSFGTAAAKLITTLGNGLCGFDHVTTCAYVRSNVLPVCRFFTSELQLGPEGIERNLGLPKITPMEILLIEQVIPHINEYIDMAIAAVRTERMRVKTR; from the exons ATGACTATACCATCAAGATTGTTCCTGAATTTGATGCAACAATACAAATGTCAACCTTCTTTCTTACATCGCGGATTTTCAAAACCTTCACTGATCAATGATCAAAAGATCCAAAAgactaaagaaaaaaatgcgaaaGGGACAACGAAACGGGAGAAAAATCAAGATAAGAATATGCAAAAAGATGGCAAGACTGACATAAAAGTATGCATTATCGGTGGAGGAGTGACACCTCTTTACACCGCGATTCTTCTGAAACAATATCGGATTatcaaaagtataaatttagtGGACACAAAAGACTCCATGTCAGAAGCTATGATGGACACGTGTCATGCGGAAACCAATCCTTGTATAAATCATTTTCGGAAGAAGGATATAAAACAGGCCCTCAAGGAA gCAAACATCGTCGCGCTAATGGATGAGACGGACGTCGCCGCGATGGACAGTATGACGCCACAAGCGCAATTCAAATCAGCAGCTGATTATGTACGTCGAATGACGGATCAGATACTTCGCTTCTGCCCGGATGCTCTCGTGGCCGTGTTTGCGCGTCCCGTCACTGCCACGCTCGCGATGGTCTCGGAGATCTTTCGGTGTTCAGGCTGGTGGAATCCCGATCGGATTGTCGGCTCTACCGCGACGCATGGCGCACAAATCGAGAGAATGGCTAGGGTGCTTTTGAATTTGGAGGATGCAGGTCTCTCGGTGCCGTTGGCCGGTGGCGCCGATGTGCGCACTATCGTCCCACTCTTTTCGCGCGCCATTCCGTTCAACCAATTCACGAAC GCGCAACGTAAAATTCTATTGCAAACCTTTCGAGTCGGCGATGAAGCCACGAAATCGCTCAACGAGGGTCCGTCACTATCATTTGGAACGGCCGCTGCAAAGCTGATAACCACCCTCGGCAATGGTTTGTGTGGATTTGACCATGTTACCACTTGCGCTTATGTACGATCAAACGTACTGCCGGTCTGCCGATTTTTTACTAGCGAGCTGCAGTTAGGCCCGGAGGGCATCGAGCGAAATTTGGGTTTACCGAAAATTACACCTATggaaatacttttaattgaaCAGGTGATACCTCATATCAATGAGTACATCGATATGGCAATTGCAGCAGTTCGCACAGAAAGAATGCGAGTGAAGACgcgataa